The window TACGTAGTCACGCAAGAGTTGATAAAATCTCTTACACTTTATTAGGCGATATGTTAGTTATTAATTCTGGTTTTACGAGACAATATATAGATTGGGACAAGAAAATATATAGTTCTGATGAGGTTAAAAAGATTTTTTATTCTCGACTGAAGAATAATTATAGGAGTTTAGAAAATCATATTCGGCAGGAAAAAGGATTTAAAGAAGTGGGGAGTTATGTTATGGAAAAGCATTTACTTCAGCTAGTTATGAAAGAGTTTCCAAATTATACCGTTATTAGTCAACATTCTCCTAAATGGCTGAAAGGACAAAGGTTTGATGTTTTTATTGAAGAATTAAATGTGGCAATTGAATATAATGGTATTCAACATTTTAAGTCAATAGATTTTTTTGGTGGAGATGAAGGTTTAGTTAAAACACAATTTTTGGATAATCAGAAACGAGAAAAATCATTAAAAAATGGAGTGAAAATATTTAATATCGATTACAATCAAAATTTTAATGATAGTTTTTCAAAATTAATTAATTTACTTAAAGGATTTTAAAATAAAACCTTGTCAAGGTTAATCAGTAGGCGGATGATAACCTTGACAAGGTTGATTTAAGCCAAAGATTTTTTCCAATAAAAAGCCCCGAAAAAAAATCCGAGGCTACAAAAGTAAATTATTAAGTCAAAAAAATTATTTCACGATGAATCTCTTCACTTCACCTTCTGAGGTTTTGATTAAATAAACTCCGGTGTTTAGTTTTGAAGTGTCGATGGTAAGGGCAGATTTCTCTTTTCCAAGAAGTTTTCCGTTCATATCATATAACTCATAACCTTGAGCTCTGTTGAAGTAAAGAGTATTTCCTTTGTTCACAGGGTTCGGGAAGATATTGAAGGTTGCTTTTTCGGTTTTTACTTCGCCTGTCGCTAATGTTGCAGATGGAGTTACTTCATACATTGATAAAGTTCCACTGATTTCGTTGGCAACGATAACGTAACCTTTTCCGTTATTCATATTTGCTGGTGGAATATAGGTAATTCCTTCAGGACCGTTGTCTCCGCCAAATGCAGAAGTAGACCTCGAATGTTTGTAATCTACAAAAGTTACGTTGTTCGGGTCTGTTACATTGTAGACCATTACACCTCCTGTTCTTTCTAAAGTGATGAACGCAAAAGTTTGTCCGGCAATAGTTCCTAAAGTTACGCCTTCCGGTTCCGGACCTTTGGCACGGCTTCTTGCTTTGGCTCCGTTGGCTTCATTATCGGCATTGAAAATCAAAGGATGATTGGCTGCAATATATCTTTCAAACTGATCTCCGCTGTCATAAACGATTTGTTTGGTATCTGCATTGAAAATTGAGAATGATCTTGCTCCCAAAGCATTGATTTCTTCAAAATCTGCGTCTCCGTCAGTGTTTCCGTTTACATTGGTCACTCTGAATCTTCCTAAATTGTGTGAAGCTTTTAAAATAGAAGCATTCGGGAAAATGGTTGAATCTAAAGTGTATCCGTTGGCTCCAACAGTGGTTCTTTCGCTGAATCCACCCAAATCTTTTTCGTCACCTTCGTTGGCAGTTACTAAATAATTGGTGTTTCCAACTTTGAAAGATGCCATAGCATCGGGATTGTAATACGTTTTTACAGGCCAGTTGGCAATTAAAACTTCTCCGTTGTTGTCAGAAGCGTCGAAACCATTTCCTGGAAGGCTCATGTCTTTTTTACCTAATCCCCAGATATTTCCTAACGTATTTGTAACTAGATCAACCTCAATAATTGCGTTGTTTTCCTGACAAGAAACCCATGCTTTCTGACTGTCCGGACTGATGGTAATGTATTCGGGTTCAAGATCCTGTGCTAAAGTACTTGTAGATTTTACTTTTCTTCCGCCTGTAAGAGCTAAAGTGGCTTCCTGCCCGTTAAACTGAGTAAAAGCAAGAGTGGTAACATTCGATTGTGTTAAAGCCTGAATTCCTGCAACCGTTAAATTAGGAATATTAAGAATTGAAATTGAACCTTCAGGATCTACGGTGTAAGTATCGTTCGGTTCGCCTTCGTTTGCGGTCATTACTTTGGTTCCGTCTGGAGTAAACGCTACCATGTCCGGTAAAACACCCACATTTACCTGTTTCAAAAAGTTTCCGTTGATATCAAAGAATACCACAGAACCATTTCCTTGCGGGTTGGTTCCGTTTGGTGATGCGACTGCGATAATTCCGTTCTTCACAGCGATACTTGTAATTCCGCCATAAGGAGCCATATTTACTGTTGTGATAACGGACGGAGCTAATGGATTAGCGAAATTAATAATATCAAAAACATCCGTTAAAGAACTGATGGTAAATAATCTTTGAGTTGCTGCATCGTGAACTACAATTTCTGTAGAACTGGTGTTGTTTCCGGAAGGATCAAAACTTCCGATATAATTTAGCATATTTGGGTTTGATGGAACGGGTGCTGCTTTATCATTATCGATAATATAAACGGTAGAAGTAGTATCTCCGGTAATCGTTGTTCCTACAGGATTTTCAAGGCCCAAAACAAAATATTCAGCCTGTTGCTCTGCTAAAGTATCATCGATGATAGGAATATTTACCGTAATACTTGTTGTAGAAGGTGTAATATTGATGGTTTGGCTGGTAAATGTAAAATCGCTGCTGTTTGCGGTGTTAAAAGAAGCGGGTTTTGCAACCAGATTTACTGTTGCGTTAGAAGGATTATTTACATTTATTTTAAATGCTAAAGTTCCTGTATTTTCGTTGACTTTAATTAAAGTTTTATCTAAAGAAATGCTTGTTCCTGCCGTTGTAAAAATACTTGATGTTGAAGTAGTAGCCGCATTATCACTTGTATCTTCCACCATATTTGGTTTTAAAGCTAAATAATAAGCCTGATTCGGAACCAAGCCTCCTGTTGGAATTACAGTAATTACATTATTTGCAAACGTTGTCGTAAACGGAACTGTATTTCCTGTCGCATTTCCCAAACGTAATTCAACCAAATTTTGTGCATTTGCCGAAGTAATCACAGAATTATCAATTAATCTTACATTTTCATTAAAAGTAATGGTAGGATTTACTGTTGTTGAAGCATTATTGACATTGTTTGCAGGTAAATAAGCAACTGTGGGTGATGTAGTGTCTGCTCCACCAACTGATGTAGCGTCAACAGTGAAATTATCAAATCTGTTGTTTCCAACTGCACCTCCTGTTCCCTGAGTAAATACAACTTTAAGTTTAAAATTCGGGTTGTTTGAAACTCCAGTCACATTTGAAAAATCAAAAGTAACCAATTGCGGATTGGCATCTTGCGGAGATACGGTTTGGTACGTTGTATAAGTTGTACCGTCTAAAGAATAAGACCAAGTCTGAATTCCAGCTCCGGAACCCGATCTTCTTGTTGTGAACTTTACAATAACATTATTATATCCTGTAGTTGGCAAATTGAATTGCACATTTCCATTGATCGGATAATTGTATCTTAAATGCGTTCCGGAAGCATCTCCGTTTCTTGCATTTAAATTATTAATATTGAAGTTTTGCGATGTTCCTCCTGCAAAATCAATAAAAGTATCTGTATTTCCGGTTCCTGTAGAAGTTGCGGTAATCGAACCGTTCAAAAGTGTAGAAGTAGGGGTGGTAATTGCGGCAACAGATGCATTATTATTAAAGTTCCAGTAGTGGATTAATGTACTTTGTCCTGAAACTGCGCCGTGAAATAAAGCGGCAATAGGCAATAAGCCTCTCAAAAGGTATTTGTTCTTCATTTTTACTAATTTTAGATTGTTGCAAAAATGAAGATTGTACGTTGTGAGGGTTTTAAGCGAATTTTAATAAATGATTAATAATTTGGTTTTATTGAGGAGATTATTTAAGGAATTGTTAAGTTATCCTTTAATTATGCTAATATATCAAGAATGTTTAATTATGAGGTGTTTTATTTTAAGGTAATAATTAAAATTCCATTATCAAAGCTTTGACAGAAAGTTGTGGTTTTATTTAGCTCGTCAGCTGATAAGATTTTATATTCTTTATAAATTGATTGCTCAATTTGTAAACTTTTTAAATCAGATTCACTAAATGGAACTCCAGATATTACAACTAAATCAAAATTTTTTTTAGTTTCATTCTTAATTTTTTCAAATAACTCAAATCCATTTATAAATTCACTATTGGGATTTTTTGAGATTATATTTAATGTTTTATGATGGTTGTTTTTAATTACTTCTTTTACATTATTAGGGTCAAGTTCTAAGTATCTAAATTTTACACTTGTATTATTGAATTGAATAATATGGCCTTTTTTTTCTAATGCAGAGATTCTATTTGGCTTATAATTTATTTTTGTAGTAGAACAACTACATAAAATTAAAATTGCTAAAAGCTTTAAAATTAACTGCATTTATAGAAAAATTTGTTTTATATTACTTCTAAATTTACACGCTTCGAAAATATTAGTAAATCATTACCGAAGACATATGTTTTCAAAAGACTTAACCAAATTTTATTTCTTCCCCGAAACCCTCTCATAAATATTATGAATCAAACCATCCGCAACCGAAATTTTAGGAACAAAAATTCTGCTAATCTCAGACCAGGTCATTACATTGTTGTAGATTTTCAAGGCGTGGCCCAAAACATCTGCACGATCTTGTCTTAAATTGTATTTGCTCATTCTTTCATCCACGGTAAGAGCATTAATTTCTTTGTAGACTTTTTTCAGATAAGTTGCAGACATTGGTTTTCCGTCTTTGGTTTTGCTCATCGAAAATGCTTTGTTGATATTTCCGCCCGAGCCAATCGCAACAATAGGTTTCTTACTGTTGATATTTTTTCGGATCTCTTCCTTCATTTCCTTCCAGTTGTCTTCGCTTACCAAATCATTAAGCAATCTGATGGTTCCAATGTTGAAAGATCTTTCGTAAACCATTTTTCCGTTTTCGTAGAAAGTAAGTTCGGTAGAACCGCCGCCAACATCTACATAAAGGTAGGCGAAATCTTTGTCGAGTCCTTCGGCAACGTGGTTTTCGTAGATTAATGTAGCTTCTTCGTCTCCGGAAATAATTTCAATATTAATATCAGTAGTTTCTTTTACAATTTTGATGATTTCCTGCCCGTTTTCAGCATCACGCATGGCGCTGGTTGCACAGGCTCTGTAATGTTCTACTTTATAAATTCTCATCAAATCACTAAAGATCTTCATCGTATCGATGACCATTTTTTCTCTTTCTTCGCCGATTTTCCCGAGAGTGAAAACATCCATTCCCAATCTCAGTGGAACTCGTAGAAGATTAAGTTTAATAAATTCGGTCTCTTTGTTTTGAGTTTTCACTTCATTTATTAAAAGTCGGGCTGCATTACTTCCTATATCTATCGCTGCAATGATCATTTTTAGTGTATTTTAATGAATTTCAGTTGTTTGTTTTAGTGATGGTGTTTTTCAAAACCGAATTTACAAAAATATTTTTTTTAGAATGATAAATTTCTTTTTGCTGAATCTATTTTACAGAAGTTTTTGCTTTCAGATATTTATAGGTTTCAATTTGTGAGCGACATTCTTTTTCACCATTGCTAATGTATTCGTTGCTTAGTTTTTTGTCTAAAATTCTTGCTTTTACATTGTCTTTCAGCTGAATGTCAAGAATATCTTTCATTTCTTTTTTAAGATTTTTATCGGAAATTTTTGCTGCGGCTTCTATTCTGTGATCTAAATTTCTATTCATCCAGTCAGCAGACGAAATGTAGATATCTTCAGAGCCTTTATTGTAAAAGTACATTACCCTTGCATGCTCCAGATATTCGTCAACAATACTTATGGCTTTAATTTTCTGCTTAAATTCTTTCTGGTTAATCGCACAGTAAATTCCCCTTACAATCATTTTAATAACGACTCCTGCTTCTGCGGCTTCATACATTTTAATGATTAAAGCACGGTCGCTTACAGAATTAGCCTTAATAATCATTTCTGCTTTTCTGCCGGCTTTGGCTTCTTC is drawn from Chryseobacterium muglaense and contains these coding sequences:
- a CDS encoding choice-of-anchor I family protein, with translation MKNKYLLRGLLPIAALFHGAVSGQSTLIHYWNFNNNASVAAITTPTSTLLNGSITATSTGTGNTDTFIDFAGGTSQNFNINNLNARNGDASGTHLRYNYPINGNVQFNLPTTGYNNVIVKFTTRRSGSGAGIQTWSYSLDGTTYTTYQTVSPQDANPQLVTFDFSNVTGVSNNPNFKLKVVFTQGTGGAVGNNRFDNFTVDATSVGGADTTSPTVAYLPANNVNNASTTVNPTITFNENVRLIDNSVITSANAQNLVELRLGNATGNTVPFTTTFANNVITVIPTGGLVPNQAYYLALKPNMVEDTSDNAATTSTSSIFTTAGTSISLDKTLIKVNENTGTLAFKINVNNPSNATVNLVAKPASFNTANSSDFTFTSQTINITPSTTSITVNIPIIDDTLAEQQAEYFVLGLENPVGTTITGDTTSTVYIIDNDKAAPVPSNPNMLNYIGSFDPSGNNTSSTEIVVHDAATQRLFTISSLTDVFDIINFANPLAPSVITTVNMAPYGGITSIAVKNGIIAVASPNGTNPQGNGSVVFFDINGNFLKQVNVGVLPDMVAFTPDGTKVMTANEGEPNDTYTVDPEGSISILNIPNLTVAGIQALTQSNVTTLAFTQFNGQEATLALTGGRKVKSTSTLAQDLEPEYITISPDSQKAWVSCQENNAIIEVDLVTNTLGNIWGLGKKDMSLPGNGFDASDNNGEVLIANWPVKTYYNPDAMASFKVGNTNYLVTANEGDEKDLGGFSERTTVGANGYTLDSTIFPNASILKASHNLGRFRVTNVNGNTDGDADFEEINALGARSFSIFNADTKQIVYDSGDQFERYIAANHPLIFNADNEANGAKARSRAKGPEPEGVTLGTIAGQTFAFITLERTGGVMVYNVTDPNNVTFVDYKHSRSTSAFGGDNGPEGITYIPPANMNNGKGYVIVANEISGTLSMYEVTPSATLATGEVKTEKATFNIFPNPVNKGNTLYFNRAQGYELYDMNGKLLGKEKSALTIDTSKLNTGVYLIKTSEGEVKRFIVK
- a CDS encoding Ppx/GppA phosphatase family protein; its protein translation is MIIAAIDIGSNAARLLINEVKTQNKETEFIKLNLLRVPLRLGMDVFTLGKIGEEREKMVIDTMKIFSDLMRIYKVEHYRACATSAMRDAENGQEIIKIVKETTDINIEIISGDEEATLIYENHVAEGLDKDFAYLYVDVGGGSTELTFYENGKMVYERSFNIGTIRLLNDLVSEDNWKEMKEEIRKNINSKKPIVAIGSGGNINKAFSMSKTKDGKPMSATYLKKVYKEINALTVDERMSKYNLRQDRADVLGHALKIYNNVMTWSEISRIFVPKISVADGLIHNIYERVSGKK